The sequence TATCTTTTGTGCAAGGTGACTCAGGAATGAGGCAGTAATACATACTAAGTTATGTAGTGAAAGAAAATACTGAAAAGAAAATAATCAAGTCCATATAACCAGAGGGAAGAACATGCTGCACATTTGCAAGCAGTCCGGTAACCTAAAAATTCCAGTCAGTCCTTGATGAAGAACATACACTTGGAATACTTCAGTTTGAGCCCATGTTTTCTTAATTGACATAGTACCATCCGAAAATTCTCAATCTACTCTGTTTTCAGATACAACCTGGGCCATACAGGTGGTGTTGTGATACCATGCATGCAAAGCAGAGACGAGCTCGAGCATATATATACACCTATACAGACATCTTGATAGCTGGTACAGGTGATGCGCTTGCTCCTACCAACAAGTCAGTAGTATCATTCCTTGGTATGTTGACAAATAATGCCAAATTCTTGCCTAATGTGTGGCACACTTTACATCTACATAGTATTGCAGGAGAATTTGGGCTTGCCGAAGAGTGAGCATCAGAAAGCTTATTACACCGCCAATCAAATGCTATAGTTCTGACAGGGCACTAGCCCATTACTAGTATGATGTTAACCCCAAAAGACAGGAAATTAGCAATATGATCAGAAGTTCAGAGGGCAGGTATTTAGCAAAGATGACAGAATGATGGAGTACTCCTGAAACATTCAACAATAGTGATACATTTGATTTACTGatcgattgattgattgattttttgctCAATGTCATGCATGGTGGTTGGCAAAAGCCTTCTCCCGTATACAGCAATAGACTCGATACTAAGCACAACCGACAACCATAATACACCGGCATACAATAACTATAGCTACACAAGCTTATTTACTAAAGTAAAAGTGCTCCAACAGAGGATATAAATTGTCTGAGTAACAAATCAATTAGCTAGTATTGACTGTCAATAATGAATTGGGCACCCTGGCAGTCTACCTTAATATCCCAGTTAGAGCAGATACAACAAAGAGCAGCCCGGTTTGtgaccaatacatacacacgtgaccctactgttagcgtaactaaccttatggaccagctggactgtgaaagcagacgattaaaattaagattatatccatgatgtacaaaattatccacaatgaaattgatatcccatttgatttgtatactaactttgcaacatattccagtacaagaaattatcatccttttaacctcctatcattgcaagcatcaaagacctcatatcagtcctcatttttcccagcaacaatttcactttggaatgatttacctaacctagctaaagactctaatccacttgaagtatttaaatctataattaaattataatttacttattgtattgaattattatttttgtgatttgtctgtacatttttcttcatttctgaagttgtacagtataggtaaataaataaaataaaagtaatTGCTGAGAAAGAGCATGCAGCAGGTGACAGAACACTTGTAGTGGCGGATCCAAACAAGAGAAAGAACGTGATAGCCGAGGCGATAGCTATACTTAGCTGTAAAATGTCACTCATCAATGTGATTGGAGTGAATTATGGCTAGCTAGAATGCCGGATGAAGTTGAGATTGATTCGGTTTCAGCTTTCGTCATCACCGGGGGCACTATTTTAACAGATAGTCTCGCCGCGTAGCCAGACCGatttttttcttttatgtgGGAATCGTTTCCCGacgcccacacaaaagaaaaacgCGGTCCGGATACGCGTGACTATTTAACAGCTAGTGCAAATTGTAGTGGCATCCCTGGGGGTGTAAAGGTTCTCTTACTCTGCTCAAAGAAAGCTCACGCGCTGCAAACTATAACTTCCCGCAATTAAGGAGAAAATGTGCAAGGTTAACTCTATTATACAAGATTATCCACAACCTAACTGAAATACCTAACAGctacttaccaacattatcacctgtAACCACTACAAGATCTGatcatgaacaaaaattcctacactatcatacatcaatagacaactataagtactcattttttccaagaacaacaccagaatggaatggactacaTCATCAAtcaacaaactattgacagcttcaaacaattattatacaatcacttttaatttttttaatgtacattagcacttatgccccaggcgggctctgctaattaaacaatataataactaTTTTTTTGcggtagtctcgcggcgccgCGAGACTATTTTTGCTGATGCGCGTAAATAAGGGCGCCAAAATTCTTAGCTAAAAGTCTGCCTACCATATGTCGGATTAGTCGGATTATACAACATCTATTGATTAGATTATCACAATTATCCCGCGTAAACCGGTACAACCAGTATGTGTTACATATTAACATACGTTACATCATTAGAATCacgtgtatgcatgcatgaagtCTGTTCATACCACACCATATTACAGGTATCTTTCAACAAAGATGGCGCATTGGACAGATTACGCAAAGTTACGATTGGAGGGAGTAAAGAAAACAAAGAGGAAAGAAACGTTAGGAAAAGGCTCCTATGGTCGCGTGATAGAAGTGTCCGTGAATGGGACGATATGCGCAGCTAAAGTGATACACGAGATATTAGTAGAGGAGGTGGGGAGGAAAGATTTCGAGGCTACAGAGAGGCTATTTCTCAACGAATGCGTTAACAGTAGTCGAATGCTACATCCTAACGTAGTGCAGTTTCTGGGAATTTATTATCCCTCCCCTAAGGATAAGCTCCCGTGGCTTATAATGGAGATGATGTACACTAACTTGACCAGTTTGATAGAGAAATATAAAACTACTGACCTACCTCTTCATATCAAGTTGTCAATATTGGTGGACACCTCACAAGGTCTTCAATACCTTCACAGTCGAGACATCATCCACAGGGACCTGTCCTCTAATAACGTACTTCTTACACAACAGTGGGTTGCTAAAATTGCTGATTTTGGAATGGCTAAGATAGTTTCGATTGACTTGAGCAAATACACTCGAGCACCAGGGACACAGCCATTTATGTCCCTGGAGGCTCTTTCAGTCCAGCCAAGGTACAGCAAGCCACTTGATGTGTTTTCACTAGGTTGTGTCTCATTGCATGTGATCAGCATGCAGTACCCAATTCCTACAGATCAAATAAAGAGAGATCATTCAACGGGAAAAAGAGTTGTGCTGTCAGAAGTTGAGAGGCGGGAGAAATATTTAGCTAAGATGATTAGTGGGTCTCTTCTTAAGCAAATAACAGTTAGTTGCTTACAAGATGAACCAGAATACAGGCCGACTATTGAAAGGGTTACTAAAGAGCTGCATCGAATAAAGAACTCTGCTTTGGAACAATCCAGATATTCCAAATTCAATATTGTTGACTTGCTGATATGTTTATCAGATAAAGAGAAATATATGGTTACACTCCGTACAGAGTTAAGAAGCTTTGACAGTTATAAAAAGACAACACAAACCCAGATTAAAGAATTAGAAACACGTTTACAGACAGTCACAGAGGAGTTAAACGCACAAAAGGACTTAAACAAACGTCAACAAAAGACTATTGATGTTCTGAGAAAGAGTACCATTGCTGAGCCAAAGTATGAAAAAAGCACTGTCCTTAGTAATAATACTACCTCAACCGGCAATAAGCTTCTACCACCAATTGCAAGCTCATCCGTTGATGTCCAGCCGAAATCAGCTAGAGATTTGTTTATGACAATTCCAAGCAACCAAAGAATGGAGCCTTTAGTCCCTTACAAACATACATCTTGTATTCCTCCCACTATGGAAATATCAGGTCCTCCTCCTTCTCTTGATTATAAAGACTACCTGGATGGGGGTGAGGTGACTAGCACCAGTGAAGGTGCAACTAATGCCAGTGTCAGAAGGAGAAGGAGGTAGAGTCAAGAAGGAAACAACTTCGTCATCAATCAGACGAGGCTTTGTCTATGCTATCTGTAAGAAAGTGTTATCCACAAGTATATGTGTACTTTTGTGTCTGTTAGTTCTGTTTGTAGTGTCATTGATTTTAAATTGATGTGTATAACTTCATGTATATATCATATAGGTATATTTGTACAATACTTTTATACGTTTTGTAATAATATACTTTCATGATCCTCTACTGAGATGCATCTGTGCATGCTGTCTATGATTTGTTGACAATTTacattaaataaatatttgaacTTCAAAATTGTGCTAATAACAGATTTTTAAAAGCAATAATGTTCAAATAGGTTTCCTGAGGTTCTGGAATCCCATATAAGGTTTGAATCAGGAATACTATAGTTACACTATTGAAGGTTTGGAGCAGCACAAAGCACAAAGGTACAGAAAAAGACAAAATCACTAACAATTTACTGTAGTATGGCTAACAGAATGTTGATTCGAATTCCTCAGAAGGGAGAACAGGAGTAAACATGCAACTGCAAAGAAAAAAATCTTTACAGAGTTATCATAATTATTGAGATATATAATTGAGCTgtcgaactactctaattgaacattcATAGAGATCCATATCTATAACagattttatttattatattggTATAAAAAAGTGAGATCCTCCAGATGCTGACAAGGTTTAAATTTTACAATGCTTGAAATTTAATAAACTTTAATACTGTTTAAAACATACCATTTTACAGAGTTTCTGATCTACTGATGCTAACTATGTCATACTTTTACCAACAGAGATTGGTCTACCGAATCTTTATGATTAGCTTCAAGTATTTAGCTAGCTTTATAACTAGTCATTATTCTAGTAGAGTGgcatagcaccaaaaaatgGGCGtttcgtgcactttgtgatacaattatgaaactttccacacaaattgtactccttgtgacatttttttttgatatagagccatcacagatcAGACCTTTGGGCCAttttttcactgaaaattaattatttttgtctATCCCCCTGAggaattattttacactgttaaaacatggtatcaaattaaaggtgttgatctaagaactatattgacttttcttttctttgaagtttgtatctcattccactacaaagttatgatcatttttgaaagtcataaaattctttgtccttggggtgtaaattactaatgggcaagtaattcatagaatttcatggttaatataaatgatcataactttgaaatgcaatcacctattgacttcgaATAAAAGCCGAGTAGTTCACCCTTAATTTGaaaatgatgcctcagggagataaagacaaaacaatgaaattttcaatacaaaaatggctgtaaaggtcaccaaaggtcaaatatgcgaTGGCTGTATATccaaaaaattatgtcacaaggAATACAACATATATGGAcctcagcagaccaagggggggcttcagccccctagccccccctttccgccgcctatgtcaaaaagtgcacaactatcgcactatgccgctctactattCAGTTACTTTATCAACtctttaattgcttcatcataGCTACTTGGCATTTATCCTTAATACTCACTATTATCACCACCTTCTATATCCTCTTCTGTTTGCTCTGTAGTCTTGGAAGGTTTACTGTTATGTCAATAACAAGAATCAACAGGGGCGGAGAATAGTACTCTAAGTTGGAAGGGAGGGGAGGGCTTTGACATAAATTTGTAAAGATACatctctatatagctagctatagtatgtacgcgttgagctggatcttcagaaacatttaataactcaggGATGCAAttgcacatgatcttgaaatttggctcatttgcagcactgcttgacctgctaaaaatatttcaaaatctttttgtcaaaatgtctgacacaatatttataaccaatcaaaattttcaccatacatttcctatagggAAACCATAAAAGTACTGTGCCCATTACAGCTCtctcccgaacttgtaatggaaccaaaccatacgtgtctgttgttgacaccctTGCTGTCAgtactaatcatctggttggctgaaatgttaactcacTTGataaaaaatccactttttagctgtttttcaggatccagctcaacttgtacatacttatagCATCTTGTTTAATGCTtcaactgaatgttctattagtctaagagtatcttgatcttacacTCTCAAAAATACTTGCGATCCTTGAGCTAGTTTTATTGCAAAAATAGTGAAGCATCAGTTAGCAGATGAGCATTGGTGAGTATAATTTGTgtgctatttatttattaactGGGCAGACATACtccaaagaaatcacacatgcacacacaaaatacacagcaAACAGttagatagacaataagtaattagtaaatgtatctatgttttctgattctatcagtgacagatactggcaagctgttccaatctttgattgttcttgAAAAAAAAGAATGCTGGTAATAACTGGACCATGTACTGGGTTGGATAAAGTGGTAAGTGTGGTGGTGTCTGGTGGATCATTGAGTTGGCAAGAAATATGCATGAATGAACAATCCTGATAAGTTGTTGATCCctttataaaatgtttgtagTTGACCAATTCTTTGTCTAGATTCAAGTGACGGCCAATCCAAAATCTCTAGCATATCAGTTACACTGCTAAGTCTATTATAGTCAGACAGTGCCCACCAAGCAGCTCTACGATGGACCTTTTCTAGGGATAAGATGTCATTTTGTTGGTATGGGCCCCAGACTGATGCTGCATACTCTAAAACAGGACGAACTATAGTAAGGTAGGTGGAGGCTTTAACTGAAGGAGAAAAGTTACTCAAGTTGTGTTGAAAACTCTGCCAAATGTGCTCATTACTTGATCAAACTTTAATAATCACTTTAGGTCAAGGTAAGGTACAACAAAAATCCAGTGCTTTTATACTTACAAGATTGTGTAGATCTagctagattgttctagaatgtACTACAGTACTTACATTGTATTGCAACACATTACAGTCAGCAGTGACACCTACAAAAACAGCTACACTCAGCAATCAACAAAAATCAAGAAGTGTGAATAAATAAGCTCAGCTAATTCTGCAGATTACTTTACAATTTCAGCAAATTATGTAACAATCTATATAGTGCACTATATAGATTGTTACATAATTGTTACATAATATGCATAATAGTTTGTCTCAAGTGACTATCATCCAACAAGTTGCATCTTAAAAAAAGTTGAATAGTTGTGATGCTTTTGCAGTATAGTTCTAGTAATATGATTAGTTATATCCTATGGGTTTATACAGTAGTTGTAGTTAAGGAAGAATCTAGTTGCCTAAGGGCTGGACAGTTGTTCTGAAGTAAGCCCAGCCCCAAAGGGGTTTCTAGAAACCCCGCCCCTGGACTATAGTGCTACTCATTACAATATATCCCCTAGTACATTCGCAGAATTGTACGAAACAGCGAGTGAAGTTTCCAACTGATTTTTGATTGTACACTTCCGAACACTACAGCCtttttttgtttttactgtgacaGTTGTTATAATAATATGTCCTTTCATATTGACAGGTCTATATACATTAAGCCTGTATTTACATCCTCAGTTGTTACATAATCTTGTTTACTGAGTAATGCATGGTCACCAGCCTATAATTGTGCACGTTTGTAAAATATTcttcaaatcacaaaaataatgcatatattttacATAGTTTCTAATTcaaatacaaaatcaaataGTTATATCAGTAAGTCTACTATTATATACAACAGAATCTAAATCTACAAACCATTCACATAAGTTGACTGAATATGTATAACTCCGGCCCAGTTGGTCAATCAAGATGGCTTTCAAATAAAAGCCTTGCTCATTGCATAGTCTAGCTTCTATGTCACTGCTAGTTGTTGCATTTAATTCACGGTAAAACCATGGTTGCATAGGGAGGTCACAGCAATTGCTAGTAATACAACCAGACCTATCCCACAACACGTCATTAAGGTAATATGCAGTATGATCAGCTATATCAGCAGctcctgattcacagtaatagttAGTTGCTACAAAAGGGGGTGGGGGTGATCCTCCTCCTGCAGCACAAGGACAATTATAAATATATGCAGTACGATTATCATATTCTCCTGCAATGTAAGTCCAAATATGCTGACGAGGATTACCATAGGTGATCAGTAATCCATCAGCATAGTAACCATCATGCAATTGTTCTTTGATTTCTAATATGGTATCCATGGAAGGCTACTGGTATGCCTTTCTGATATCCTCTTGCTCTGTCACACACCCTCTGGTAACGTGTTCCATTAGTGGAGAAGAAGGTAGAGGTGCATGCTACATGATCATCACTATCTGGACAACAAAAGCTAACACCAGACACAGTTTCTTTCTGCCATCCACTGGGACAATTATCTCCTTCACTGATATCAATATTGACAATGCTTTTCATCCTCCACCCACACCAGCACATGTGGGTATAAAATCTCCAGCAGTAAATGCAGCAGCAGTTGCAACCATATTACAGAAGACCATTGGTTGTCACTAATGCGATAATATCCTGACTTTTCACCAGTTTCAGGATTGTTGCTGTAGATATCCTCACAAGATGATCCAGAATAAGTCATCCCACAATATACCCTAGTGGGTCCATCAGTGATCCAGTAATATCCTGACCATTCATGTGATTCAAGGTTCTTATTGTAAATGTCCTCACAAGAATTACCAGAGATTTAAAATGATACACGCTGCATTGATTATCAGTAGCCTTCACCAGTTTAGTGAAAATAATGTAATAGACTGCCAACATCATCATCAGTAGTGAACAATCGTACACTAGAACTATAAACCAGAGTATATGATGCTTGCTGCTGGGAAGTCTTATTTATAATAGCTGAACAAAGAGGTTACTGTACACTGGATAATTATATTAGTGATGGGAATTTTCAGCAAGTGCCCACTGTTAGGTTGGGCATGTGATAATCACTGACAACTGTCTAACAGCTAGTCTAAAAAGTAGAGAATAAGTAGCAGAAGTGTATGTACGTATAGTGGCATTATTGCAATTACATATCTTAATGCATTAGAAGCACCGTAACATACTCTACAGTAACTACGTACGCATATTTAATTACCCAAAAAAGCAGTTTCGATTCAGACATGAAACAAATGCAGTAGTACCAACCTTTGATCATAAGATCAACATGTAGCATTGAGTTATATAAGGTTGGAAAACaatttatgtacatgcatggtaTCACAAAATAGCAATTCCAACAGTTTTCACTAGGAACTTCACAATTTAACATTCAAGAGCTGGTTTAGGAGTTTAAAAATCCAGATGCTTAGTAGGAAAATATTACATGCCCATCAAGTCGAAAATACTGTATGTACCATGCACATACTCACAGAAGAATTCAATACTGACTATAAACAGAGCAACCTTTATTTTTATGCACTGTATATGAAGGACCCTGTACCTTTCGGAGAGCATTGAAATTCAGTCATGATTCATATAAACTTCCTTTAGTCTTCAGCCATTGGTAAATAACAATATAGCTAGTGCTACTATGTATTAAATTTCACACTctgatatataatatatatatatgagttTTGATAATTATATAACACAAGCCAAACACTGGCAAGAACAGGTAGTTACAGTTTACACTATAGTCTTATGCCTATGCAATGTCACAGGGTTTTCCTACACATACAGGTACTAAAAGAGTATTTCTACCTTTATTCACAACTTATAGCTATAGGTTACCATACTTTACCTTCAGTAACATTCACAACCTGTGGTACTCTACATACCAGTACCTCACAACCTGAGGTACTCTACCTTCAGTAATATTCACAACTTACAGGTACTCTACCTCATCCAATAATTGTTGGCTAACAAACCACTAAATCTCAGCAACCATAGGATATTACTAAATCCAATTTACACAGTACCTGTAAAGTAAATGATATAACAGAAAATGTACTTATTTTGTGGATAAATTAAGTTACCACCTGATCTGGGATTTGCATTCAGCATAGTTCTCAGGttcaggtttctgactccctgtgccTCAGGCTAATTTGTTGTCTCCCTGCAGGTCCCTAAAGAGGGATAGCTgaacaataataacaatgatGATCGTAATGATGTTTAACTTCAAGCTTGAGATTTAAAAGTAAGTGAATTTGCAAAATCAGAGAATGTTGGCATAATGTAAAGTTGTAGCTAAGTGTCATTAATTTATAGAATTATATATAGATAACAATGATACATCTGTAAATGTTCGTGCTAAATAGAGGAGAAAGTGCAATACATTATTATTGTTCTTGTTGTGTGTGGTCAAATATATACATAGATTTGTCACAGCCGGCTTTGAAAAACTGCATTTGGAGTAGTGGACAGCTTATATAGTGAAGCAATGTAGCTAGTGCAAAAATTGGCATTTCATGCACTTTGTGAAACTTTTGAATTAACTCCTGGTGActatttttttgatatagttcCACTGTAGATTTTGCCTTTGGCAACCTTttgcattgaaaattcatcatttttgtgTATTTATCTCTCTGGggcattattttacacactGCTAACTTGAACCATGTTTTCAAATTGAAGGTGTTCTAAGAAACAATAAGAATTTTGCTATAAGTTAATAGCTTGTTCTATATACTGCAAGGTTATGATGATTACTTTTATACTCATAAAATTTGCTGAGTTTATTAGCCTTGCATACTATTGGGTAGTAAACtttattatagaattttataactttggaatgaaatcatctattgacttcaaataaatcTAGGTTGTCTCAGCAAGATCTTTAATCTGAAACCATGTTtgttaacagtgtaaaataatgcctcggGGAGATATAGACAATTTTCgatacaaaaatggctgcaaaggTTACCAAAGGTAAAATTTGCAATGGCACCATATCAAATAAATGTAACAAGAGGTACAATTTAAGCAATTATTCTATTATTGTAGAATATGTGTCTTGGTCTGACAACACTTTTTGCTTTCCAATTGGCTTAACTTGAAAATCATTACTTGTCTTGTGAATAGGAAACTTTGTCAACTTAAAACTGTTGCATGGCAGCATATCATTATGAGAAAGTTATGACTTAACAAACTTTGACATCTGAAGAAGATTTTGCCCAACCGGGTCACTATTAACCTCCAGAATGATCTGTATCTAGCTAACAGGAGAACACAAAACTTTACAGTCTTAATTTCCCGGCCAGGCCAATTAATTTTGTCTACACACATATTATAGCACTGTACAGTGTACACTCCTGACAATGCAACAATTAAGATACATATATAAATTCTTAACACATGTACTGCTAGATCATGAGATTTGTAGGTATGTAAGCCCTCCTAGCAAACTTTAGATGTCACATCAACCAATCTTTAAATCACTGTGTTTTTTACATACCTATACAATGAGCTGAGCTATATAACCATTTGTACAAATTGAGACCAAAATCCTTATGTCTAGGGAAACTTTCAATGATGCGACATTTATTGGCACTCAAAAATTGTGTTGCATTAAGTCCAGATGATTTTGAaagttacataataatatgCTATTGGTGTAGCAAACGGTGTTAGATTATGGTGGTATTATAAGATTAGAGAGGTCATTTCCACTGTACAAACATACTTGATGATTTTAACATAAATCTTGAGACCAGTTAGGCAGCTATGTGCAAAATACAACCTGTTATAAACTAGCTGCCAGTTGCAAGTTACCAATGTTTGTCATTTGGATGTAACTAGTGCTAAAATTGATCCTTAGTAATCACATGTGTCAATTATGCCAGCTAAAGGGGCATAATATACGTAGGCAGGTAAAAAACATTGGAATAATGCCACCATAATAATATAGGCGCAATATAGTTTGTGCATTGGAACTACAACGCTGCACATCTTACATGAAGTAGATTAGCATTAAAAGTGCAGGCATGTAAGCTATAGTAGTCTCTGTTTATGATTAGGTATAAGGGTCTAAATTGTCCAAAAGATCAATCGCCACATGTTCAGTTCCGATATGAAAGTTATAGAAATTTAAACAATGGgtcagtgtgtgcatgtgtgtttgtgtgtgtgtgtgcattgtgtgtgtgtgtgtgtgtgtgtgcacacatgcGAGTGTGTAGGCACCATACACAAATACCAGCCTGGTATGAATGGTTCCAAGTCCAATGTCAGGTTATGCTCAGTTGCAATTGCttttgtttccttgagcaagaagctTTACTCACATGCAGATTGCTCCAGTCTACTTAACTGCTTAAATGGAGACCTGCATGGTGTCAACTAGTTGTAACATCAGTGGGTTCCTGGTATTAACCATGGAGGCAAATCATGctgcaaatgccaactgtccatatATCACACAAAATCCagatgcccacaccttcacctatTAGACACggtcctgcgggttactagtcctgccccaggggGGTTTGCCTGTGATAACCTGATCTAGTAGCACACAGCCTGCATATATAGCCTAAAGACACAATTAATAAATGCTAAACTGAAACCATGCCATTATGCAGATCTAGCTTACCTGACAGCAACCCAGTGTGAAAACCAGATGAGGTA comes from Dysidea avara chromosome 4, odDysAvar1.4, whole genome shotgun sequence and encodes:
- the LOC136252908 gene encoding probable serine/threonine-protein kinase kinX; its protein translation is MAHWTDYAKLRLEGVKKTKRKETLGKGSYGRVIEVSVNGTICAAKVIHEILVEEVGRKDFEATERLFLNECVNSSRMLHPNVVQFLGIYYPSPKDKLPWLIMEMMYTNLTSLIEKYKTTDLPLHIKLSILVDTSQGLQYLHSRDIIHRDLSSNNVLLTQQWVAKIADFGMAKIVSIDLSKYTRAPGTQPFMSLEALSVQPRYSKPLDVFSLGCVSLHVISMQYPIPTDQIKRDHSTGKRVVLSEVERREKYLAKMISGSLLKQITVSCLQDEPEYRPTIERVTKELHRIKNSALEQSRYSKFNIVDLLICLSDKEKYMVTLRTELRSFDSYKKTTQTQIKELETRLQTVTEELNAQKDLNKRQQKTIDVLRKSTIAEPKYEKSTVLSNNTTSTGNKLLPPIASSSVDVQPKSARDLFMTIPSNQRMEPLVPYKHTSCIPPTMEISGPPPSLDYKDYLDGGEVTSTSEGATNASVRRRRR